From a region of the Daphnia magna isolate NIES linkage group LG1, ASM2063170v1.1, whole genome shotgun sequence genome:
- the LOC123473887 gene encoding shematrin-like protein 1, whose product MNRLIGTIFVVLLVIVAVTLANDEREDIRQKRQFGGTLGLLNGFLYGYGHPGYGYGRYPYYGYPYPYVGHRPAYRPYHYFGHRWTGYGW is encoded by the exons ATGAATCGCCTG ATTGGCACTATTTTTGTCGTTCTCTTGGTGATAGTGGCCGTGACGTTGGCTAATGATGAAAGGGAGGACATTCGCCAAAAGAGACAATTTGGCGGAACGCTTGGATTGTTAAACGGCTTTTTGTATGGATACGGTCATCCCGGATACGGATATGGACGCTATCCGTATTACGGCTATCCATACCCTTACGTTGGGCACAGACCAGCTTATCG GCCGTACCATTATTTTGGTCATCGTTGGACTGGATATGGTTGGTGA